The sequence TAAAGTGACTGCCCCAGCCAAAGGCAAACAAGCCGATCATGGCAACTGGAATCGTTACCACAGCGGCGCCAATGTAGGGGATAACAACGCTGAGTCCGACCAGGAGTGACAGGAGCGCAGCATAAGGCATGCCGAGAAACTTGAACGCAACGTAGGTCGCGCCACCGACAATCAGGATCTCGACAGACTTGCCGCGCACGTAATTGGCGCACTGGAGATTCACTTCGTGCCAGATTTTCAACATCATCGGGCGTTGCGATGGAAGCAGTCGGCCGATCGCACCTAACAGCACCTCCCGGTCTTTCAGGAAGAAAAACACGAGTATGGGCACCAGGACCACATAAATCAGCAGTGCCACCAAGTCGGGAATACTCGATATCGAGAACGAGACCAACCACTGGGTCATGTGCCCTACTTCCGTAGAAACCTGCTGATAAAGCGTGTTTACCGCTTCCGCGGAAATCAACTGAGGATACTCCTCAGGAAGCAGTTCGAGGTAAGACTGCATCTCCCGGATGATTCGCGGTGTCTCACCCGCAAGGTTGCTGACCTGCGTCCAAATCAGTGGCAGCAAGCCGAAAATAACCCCGACAAGCACTCCCAAAAACACCAGGAACACGCCAATGATGGCAACCATCTCCGGGACACCCAGCTTGACGAGCTTGGTAACCAGCCCCTGAAGGATGAAGGCGATGATCAGAGAGGCGATGACCGGCGCCAACATGGAACCAAACCAAATGACCAACACAGTTCCAATCACGAGGATCAGAAATAGGATGACCGCCTCTTCATCTGAAAAGTATTTGTGGGCAAGACCGCGTAATATCCTGATCATCAATGACTCCGAAACGTTAGCCGCCGCACTTTATCACAAACCGGTATTGGCCACCGGCCTCCGACGAACTCATCAACTGATGACTGGATAGTTCTATGAAAGCCGGAATATCGCGGGCCGAACCGGAATCGGTGGCAATGACTTCAAGCTCCTCGCCAGGAGCCATTCCATTGAGTTCCAGCTTCGTTTTAAGCAAGGGCATCGGGCAGCGAAGGCCGGAGGCGTCCAGAGTACGATCTACCATAGAAAAGAAACACCATCGCGAAACAGTAAGGCGAATTAACAGGCAGGCATTATGCCGACAGTGATAATGTATTGCATCACAATAGATTTTAATCGAAAGATCAGAACTTTTTATCGTAAGCTGTTGTCATAATGGCACTTAGAACGAAAGGCACCCTGCGTTACATGACTCGCTTCCAATCCCGTTTCGCCCGACTGTCCCGCACCGCAAAAGCAGGCGCGCTGACCGCGTGTCTTTGGGCTGTCCTGACACCGCTTCACGCTCAGGAAACAAAATTGCCGAACATTGGCGGTAACGGCGGCGGCCTCATTTCCGGGCAACAGGAATCTGAAATCGGCCAGCAAGTGATGGTGTCAATCCGTCGGTCGGCACCCCGGATCACCGACCCCCTGGTCTACGATTACCTCACCGCAATTATCTATCGTCTGGTGCCGTCTGCCCCACTCCAGGACCGGAACCTGACCCTGGCCCTCATTGACAGCCCGGACATCAACGCCTTTGCTGTTCCGGGCGGCATTGTCGGCGTCAATGGCGGACTGTTCCTCAACGCCGCCACCGAACAGCAGTTCTCCTCGGTATTGGCCCACGAGCTTGCCCACCTCAGCCAGCGGCACTTTGCCCGCCGCCTTGAACAGCAGGAAACCAGTGCCCCCTTGACCATGGCGGGCATGCTCGCCGGCATCATTCTGTCAGCCGTTACCCAGTCAGATCTTGGCATTGCCGCGATCGCGGGAACCCAGGCTCTGGCGGTCCAGAATATGCTGGCATACAGCCGGGCTCACGAACAGGAAGCCGATCGGGTGGGCCTGGATATTCTCGCAACAGCAGGCATGGACCCGCGGGGCATGCCCGAAATGTTCGAGATCATGATGCGCCAGAACCGCCTCCAGGGTAACCAGATGCCCGAGTACTTATCGACCCACCCGCTCACCCAGAGCCGCGTGGCGGATACCCGGAACCGGGCCGAACAGTACCCGGACAGAAACGTCAGGGATGGCCAGGAATACCACCTCATCCGCAACCGCCTTCAAGTCCACTACGCGGCCTCGGCGGATGTCGCAGTGGAAACGTTCGAAGCATACCTGGACGGAAACAAGGCCCAGAGACACGATGCCATTCGATACGGCCTCGCGGTGGCCTACCAGGCGAATAATCAGCCAGACAAAGCCGAGGCTGTACTCAGAGACCTCCTGGACCAGAATCCCGGTCGGATTACCTTTCAGGTTACTCTCGCAGATGTCCTGATCGGCCAGAAACAGGTTCAGGAGGCCCGCAGCATTCTTCGGGAAGCCCTGACGAGAAACCCGGGGAATTACCCCATTACCTACAAGCTCGCAGAAGCGGAGATTGCCGACGGCAATGGCGCGGCTGCCGCAGAGTACCTTAAGCAGCTGACCCGGCAGCTTCCTGCCCAGGAACACCTCTGGCTTCGGCTGGCCGAAGCGGAAGGCATGGCACGGAACATTGTTGGCGTGCATCGCGCCCGTGCCGAATACGATGCGCTGATGGGAGATCTCGAGTCGGCGCAACGACAGCTCAGGCAGGCCCAGGAAAAACTGCCCGCAGGATCACCCCAGCGCCAGGTTGTTACCGAACGACTGGCTGAAATCACCAGTCGCCTGAACGCCAGGCGCAACAGCTGAGGTGCCTGCCCGGCAACTCAGGCGTTGCCGGCTGCCTTCAGGTTCATGTTCGCAGTAAAATCCAGCATCCGCCGCAGAGGCTTTAGCGCGCGCTCACGCAAAGCGTCATCCACCTCCACCTCCTGATCCCCGTGCTCCAGAACGTGAAGCAGGTTTTCCAGACCGTTCATGGCCATCCAGGGACAATGAGCGCAGCTTCGACAGGTTGCACCATTGCCAGCCGTAGGCGCCTCAAGCAGCGTCTTATTGGGCGCAAGCTGCTGCATCTTGTAAAAAATACCGTTATCCGTTGCCACGATAAACTGCTCATTCGGCAAGGTCTGTACCGCATGGATCAGCTGGGACGTTGACCCCACCACATCTGCCATCTCCACCACTGCGTCCGGAGATTCCGGGTGGACCAGTACCGCGGCATCGGGATAAAGGGCCTTCAGATCCTCAAGACCACGGTACTTGAATTCTTCATGGACGATACAGGAGCCGTCCCACAACAGCATGTCAGCACCAGTGGTCTTCTGGACATAATTCCCAAGGTGTTTGTCAGGCGCCCAGAGAATTTTTTCGCCGCGAGCGTCGAGATCCTCAACGATGGCCTGGGCACAACTGGAGGTGACCACCCAATCTGCTCTTGCCTTTACGGCTGCCGACGTATTTGCATAGACCACAACAGTCCGGTCTGGATGCTGGTCGCAGTATTCCCCAAACTCGTCCGCCGGACAGCCTACATCGAGGGAACAGGTCGCCTCCAGAGTCGGCATCAGCACCCTTTT is a genomic window of Marinobacter sp. F4206 containing:
- a CDS encoding M48 family metalloprotease; protein product: MALRTKGTLRYMTRFQSRFARLSRTAKAGALTACLWAVLTPLHAQETKLPNIGGNGGGLISGQQESEIGQQVMVSIRRSAPRITDPLVYDYLTAIIYRLVPSAPLQDRNLTLALIDSPDINAFAVPGGIVGVNGGLFLNAATEQQFSSVLAHELAHLSQRHFARRLEQQETSAPLTMAGMLAGIILSAVTQSDLGIAAIAGTQALAVQNMLAYSRAHEQEADRVGLDILATAGMDPRGMPEMFEIMMRQNRLQGNQMPEYLSTHPLTQSRVADTRNRAEQYPDRNVRDGQEYHLIRNRLQVHYAASADVAVETFEAYLDGNKAQRHDAIRYGLAVAYQANNQPDKAEAVLRDLLDQNPGRITFQVTLADVLIGQKQVQEARSILREALTRNPGNYPITYKLAEAEIADGNGAAAAEYLKQLTRQLPAQEHLWLRLAEAEGMARNIVGVHRARAEYDALMGDLESAQRQLRQAQEKLPAGSPQRQVVTERLAEITSRLNARRNS
- a CDS encoding AI-2E family transporter → MIRILRGLAHKYFSDEEAVILFLILVIGTVLVIWFGSMLAPVIASLIIAFILQGLVTKLVKLGVPEMVAIIGVFLVFLGVLVGVIFGLLPLIWTQVSNLAGETPRIIREMQSYLELLPEEYPQLISAEAVNTLYQQVSTEVGHMTQWLVSFSISSIPDLVALLIYVVLVPILVFFFLKDREVLLGAIGRLLPSQRPMMLKIWHEVNLQCANYVRGKSVEILIVGGATYVAFKFLGMPYAALLSLLVGLSVVIPYIGAAVVTIPVAMIGLFAFGWGSHFIWVMVVYGIIQALDGNVLVPVLFSEVNNLHPVAIIVAVLFFGGIWGLWGVFFAIPLATLLKAVFAAWPVKDHAAPPAAEQS
- a CDS encoding sulfurtransferase TusA family protein, with the protein product MVDRTLDASGLRCPMPLLKTKLELNGMAPGEELEVIATDSGSARDIPAFIELSSHQLMSSSEAGGQYRFVIKCGG
- the nadA gene encoding quinolinate synthase NadA, whose amino-acid sequence is MTRAEDRILVQEHLAHAAEPKPLSADEKADLEARIKSALEAKDAVLVAHYYTDPDLQRLAEETGGCVADSLEMARFGNQHPASTVVVAGVRFMGETAKILNPEKRVLMPTLEATCSLDVGCPADEFGEYCDQHPDRTVVVYANTSAAVKARADWVVTSSCAQAIVEDLDARGEKILWAPDKHLGNYVQKTTGADMLLWDGSCIVHEEFKYRGLEDLKALYPDAAVLVHPESPDAVVEMADVVGSTSQLIHAVQTLPNEQFIVATDNGIFYKMQQLAPNKTLLEAPTAGNGATCRSCAHCPWMAMNGLENLLHVLEHGDQEVEVDDALRERALKPLRRMLDFTANMNLKAAGNA